Below is a genomic region from Armatimonadota bacterium.
GAAGCATTTCTGCGAGCTTGCCCAGATGTACCAGGGCGAGTGGCCGTCCCAGGCCGGCGTGCGACGCACTGCAAACGAGGGAGGCCAGTTGCAGTGGGAGTATGGGAAGCCGTACCGGCTCACCATCTCGCTGACCCCGGATGGCATCGAAGGCCGGGTGCTCGATGAGGCCCAGGCCGAGGTCGCTCACATTGCGTACGAGTTCACTGGTGCGGAACCCACCATTGGCCGCCCGGCACTGCGGGCATCGGGATTCCGTGGCTTCTTCGATGATTTTCGCTTCACCGGAACCGACCCGGTTCCGGACGCCGCTCCCGAGGAAGTCACGTACCCGCCGTATGATGTGGCCGCGTCTGACGTGTTCACATCGGAAGCCACCGGCTTTTTCCGCACTGAAAACCGCGACGGGCGCTGGTGGCTGGTGGATCCGAAGGGCAGAGCGTTCTGGGCGATCGGCACCGACCACTGCCGCTACAGCGGGCACTGGTGCCAGAAATTGGGCTATGCGCCATATGGCCGAAACAATGATGCGAAGTACGAAAGCCGCGAACAGTGGGCGGAACTCGCCACGGACCGGCTGAAGTCCTGGGGCTTCAACCTCCTTGGCGCGGGAAACGGGAACGAGTGCCGTTACAGGGGCCTGGCGCATACGGATTTCGTGGCCTTCGGCAGCAACTTCTCGTCGTACGACGACATCGTTCCGAAAACCACCTGGACCGGTTTCCCCAACGTCTTCAGCCCGAAATGGCCGCGATACTGTGACCGGACAGCCCAGCAGGCAGTGCGCCAGAGCAGGACAGACCCATGGTTGTTCGGCTACTTCCTGGACAATGAGCTTGAGTGGTATGGGAAGTCCCACCGGGAAGAGGGCATGTTCGACGAGGCCATGAAGAAGCCCGCTGACCACACGGCGAAGATCGCTCTGGTGGATTACCTGCGCGGTTTGCACAAGACCATCGAGGACTTCAACGCCGCCTGGGGGACGAACCTCGAGTCTTTCGAGGACATCCTGGCGCGCCAGGAGCTCAGCGGCACCAACCTGCAACGGGTGCGCGACGACAAGGTGGGCTTCGTGCGCCTGGTGGCCGAACTGTATTTCAAATACACCACCGAGGCTATCCGGAAGCACGACCCGAACCACCTGATTCTCGGCTGCCGCTTCGCCGGGAACGCGCCGGCGGGGATCTGGGACATCTGTGGCAAGTACTGCGATATCGTGACCTTCAACTATTACGGCCGGGTGGACCTGGACAAAGGCATCGCGCCCGGGCATGTGGAGATCTTCACCGATTACTACGAGCAGGCGAATAAGCCGCTGATGATCACTGAGTGGTCCTTCCCCGCGCTGGATTCCGGCCTGCCCTGCAAGCACGGAGCGGGCATGCGCGTAGACACCCAGGCGCAGAAGGCGGAGTGCTTCCGCATCTATCAGGAGATGTTCCTGCGCCTGCCCTTCATGGTGGGCAGCGACTACTTCATGTGGGTGGACGAGCCCGCCCTGGGCATCTCTGACACCTTCCCTGAAGACAGCAACTACGGTCTGGTGAACGAGCGGGACGAGGTGTACGAGGAACTCACCCGGATGGCCACGCGCATCCACGCTACGGCATACTCTCTGCACAATGGAGAGTACCCGGAGATCGGGATGGACGGCGTGGGTACGGCGTTCAACCGCGGAAAAGTGGATGCGACGGTTGAGGCCCGCATCATCCGTGACGGCGTTTTGGAGCGTCGCGAGCTGAAACTCGCGGCAGGCCGCGAGATTGCGCTGGACCTGCCCGCGCCGACTGCTCCCGGAGCACACCTGACCGTGGTGGAACTTGACCCGGACCGCAAGACCCCTGACGCGGACCGCGAGAACAACCGGGCGGTGAAACTGGACTGGGTGCCCGGGCTCAAGGCGCCCGAAGGCTTCAAGGCTGACAGCTGCGTGGCGCTTCTCGTCGCCAATCAGAGCGCGGAGGCACTGGAGCCTGCGGTGGCCATCGCGAAGAACCTGTGGTCGCGGTTTCTCGGATACAGCACGCCATTCGACCTTCGGCTGCAAGCAATCACCCCCGGCGGGGAGCCGGTGCCTGTGCAGGTATGCGGCACGGACCTTGTTTTCCTGCTGGAACGCCTTGAGCCATGGGGGTGCGCGACGCTGCTGGTGGGGTACGGCCCGGATAAGAAACCGCTGTCGCCCGGAGTGACTGTGGATGGGGCCGGCAACATCAGCAATGGTCGCCTCACCTTGACGGGACCTGCAGGTAGTTCCGGGAACCTGCTGGACCGGATCATGATCGACGGGCAGATGCTGGGGACGTACAACCCGCTGGTCTGGCAGGAAGTAAGCAGCCAAAACCTGTGGGTGCGCACGGACAGCGCGAAGCTGGATGTGGAGGTGGGCGAAGTGGGCGCGGTCATTCACGGAACCGCCACCGGTGGATCGGGCCGGCCCATTACGGCAGTGGATGACCAGGGCCGGCAGGAGGCACAACGCAGCGTCGCGGCGCCCTTCCGGGTCTCGCACGATATCATTCTCCCCGCGAAGACCAACTGGTTCCTTGCGCGCCTGGATTCCATCAAATGCCTGGACAGCGTGGACCAGCGGTCCTTCATGCTCAAGGGGTACTTCTTCTATCTGAACGGACTTATCGGAGGCAGTGCGGAGGGTGATGTGCCGGCATCCGAGACCCACCACGTGCCCAATTACTACGCGCTTCAGGGCGGTGCTTGGCAGGATGATGAGGCCGGGCTGGTGTTCGGCACCGTGCCGCTCAGCGAGCGCATCACCAGCCAGTTTTGGCTGTCACCCGATGGCGGGCAACATCCGGATGCCCGGCGAGGTTTGGACTTCCCGGTGACTCTGCAGCCCGGCACTGAGTGGCGCGATAGCGATCAGCCGTGGCTGCTTATCTACGGGGCGCAGTCGGCGGACAAGCCGTGGCTGGCCATGAATAAGCTCGGTGAAGCGCTGGAGGGGCTTGTGGTCGAGGTGAAGGATCTCTAGGAAATCAGGGGCGTTGGGAGGCTGGCATTCGTTTCCGGCGCGGCCAGCACATCAGGACCCGCCGGAAATGCTCGTGCGCTGCTCCGCGAGACAGGGCTACCCCGCCCGGGTCTCTACTGTGCCCGCCGGTCTCTCTCGGCCAGCTTGTACCTGGGGTTCGTCACCACGGTGACGTCGATATACTCAGCCCGCGCGCCGCGCTTGCGAAGATGCTGTTCGGTGGACGCAGCGATGATGACCTTGCGCACCATGTTATCCGGTCCGCCCAACAGAACAGGGGTCTTGTCCGGCGTTAGCATCCGGTAGTCATACGCGGTTCCGAGATCGAGGACGAAGCCTGGCTTCATTCCTGCCTGCCGCGCGCCGTCCATGCAGGCGAGGACCGTAGCCAGGCATTGCTGGTTCAGCCTGCCGCCGAGTATTCGTGGCACGCTGCTGCGGTCATCGACGCGTGGGTACTGCTTCCCGGGGGCGTGAGTCTGGAAGAGCAGGACACCTTCCTCATCCACCATCACGTAGTTTGAGCCACTGGTGAGCGCGAAGGCCGGGTTTCGTGGCTCCACATGCACCACGATGGCATGTGGAAGTTCACGGTCCACCCTTACCGACTTGACCCGTGGGCACCTGAGGGCCTGTTCGGCCAGGCTGCGGGTGGGGAAGAAGAGGGTGTTGGCGCGCTCTGGTACCGACAGGTATTCGCACACTTCTTTCTCCAGCGGAGCATCCCTGGAAGAGACACGGACCAGTCTGAGCGCGAGAGCGTCCGAACCCAGGAACCCTATCACGGCGGGC
It encodes:
- a CDS encoding FtsQ-type POTRA domain-containing protein; protein product: MATTYDTYRRAPRGASASAVRRQIRRFLLPSAFVVLVPAVIGFLGSDALALRLVRVSSRDAPLEKEVCEYLSVPERANTLFFPTRSLAEQALRCPRVKSVRVDRELPHAIVVHVEPRNPAFALTSGSNYVMVDEEGVLLFQTHAPGKQYPRVDDRSSVPRILGGRLNQQCLATVLACMDGARQAGMKPGFVLDLGTAYDYRMLTPDKTPVLLGGPDNMVRKVIIAASTEQHLRKRGARAEYIDVTVVTNPRYKLAERDRRAQ